Proteins encoded by one window of Brienomyrus brachyistius isolate T26 chromosome 1, BBRACH_0.4, whole genome shotgun sequence:
- the btg1 gene encoding protein BTG1 gives MLTLTMKPEITAAVGFLSRFLRIKGHVNDRQLQTFSQCLQDILAEQYQHHWFPDRPCKGSAYRCIRINHKMDPLVVRAGQRIGLSIQQLYCLLPSELTLWVDPFEVSYRIGEDGSICVLYESQPSPAGGPAPDSAPSSPASQPGAGVLPGLVDGRISCKEELLLGRTSPSKAYSMMTVSS, from the exons ATGCTTACGCTCACTATGAAACCGGAGATCACCGCCGCCGTCGGGTTCCTCTCTAGATTCCTGCGTATTAAGGGACATGTGAACGACAGGCAGCTGCAAACTTTCAGCCAGTGCCTCCAGGACATCCTGGCTG AGCAGTACCAGCACCACTGGTTCCCAGACCGGCCCTGCAAAGGCTCCGCCTACCGCTGCATCCGCATCAACCACAAGATGGACCCACTGGTGGTCCGGGCGGGTCAGCGCATCGGCCTTTCCATCCAGCAGCTGTACTGCCTCCTTCCCAGCGAGCTCACGCTGTGGGTGGACCCCTTCGAGGTGTCCTACCGCATCGGCGAGGATGGCTCCATCTGCGTACTCTACGAGTCCCAGCCATCCCCAGCAGGAGGGCCCGCCCCCGACTCCGCCCCATCCTCCCCGGCCAGCCAGCCGGGCGCCGGGGTCCTGCCCGGATTGGTCGATGGCCGGATCAGCTGCAAGGAGGAGCTGCTGCTGGGGAGGACCAGCCCTTCCAAAGCCTACAGCATGATGACCGTGTCCAGCTAA